The Thioalbus denitrificans DNA window ACTGATACGACATTTCAATCCTGTAAGTCCTGTTAATCCTGTCTATTCAAGTGTCTTTCACTTCTACGCGTTGACGCGGTTGTAGCCGTCGAGGGCGGCGATCTGGTAGGCCTCGGCCAGGGTCGGGTAGTTGAACACCGTCTCCAGGAAGTACTCCAGCGTGCCGCCGAGGATGAGCACGGTCTGGCCGATGTGGATGAGCTCGGTGGCGCCTTCGCCGAGGATGTGCACGCCGAGGATGCGGTGGTCCTTGAGGTCGAAGAGCAGCTTCAGCATGCCGTCCTGCAGCCCCATGATCTGGCCGCGGGCGGTCTCGCGCAGGCGCGCGATGCCCGTCTCGTAGGCGATGCCCTGCTTCGCCAGCTCCTGCTCGGTCATGCCCACCATGCTCATCTCCGGCACCGAGTAGATGCCGAAGGGGAAGTCCGCCGGTCCCTTGCAGCCCACGCCCTGGAAGATGTGGCAGGCCGCCTGCCGGCCCTGCTGCATGGAGGTGGAGGCGAGCGCCGGGAAGCCGATGACGTCACCGGCGGCGTAGATATGGGGCACCGCGGTCTGGTAGTTGTCGTTGACGTGGATGCGGTGGCGCTCGTCGGCCTCCAGGCCCGCGTTTTCCAGCTTCAGCGAGGTGGTGCAGCCGATGCGCCCGGCGGCGAACAGCACCACGTCGGAGCGCACCTGCTTGCCGCTGCGCAGGTGGGTGATCACCTGGCCGTCGCCGGTCTTATCCAGCCGCTCCACCTGCTCGCCCAGGCGCAGCACCATCCCCCGGTCACGGCACTGGTGCATGAACTCCTGCACGATCTCCCGGTCCATGAAGCCGAGCAGCCCCTCCCGCCCGTCCACCAGGGTCACCGGGATGTCCAGGGTGCTGAACAGGCTGGCGTACTCCACGCCGATCACTCCCGCTCCCACCACGGTCAGCGAACGGGGCAGGTTGCGCAGCTTCAGCACGCTGTCGCTGTCCAGCACATGCTCGTCGTCGAAGGGAATCCCGTCCGGGCGCTGCGGACGGGTGCCGGTGGCGATCAGGACATGCTCCGCCTGCAGCTCCTCCACCTCGCCGTCGGGGCCCTCCACGCACAAGCGGTGGGCATCGATGAAGGAGGCACTGCCACGGAGCACGTGGATACCGTTGCGGGCCAGCTGATTCTCGATCACCTCGATCTCGTGCCGCACGGTGATCTCCAGCCGCTGCATCAGGTCGCCGATGGTGAGATCGGGCTTGAGCCGGTAACTGCGGCCGTAGAGGCCGCGCTGATCGGTGCCGGAGAGATAGAGGGCGGCCTCGCGCAGGGTCTTGCTGGGAATCGTTCCGGTGTGCACCGACACCCCGCCCACCCGGTCACTGCGCTCGACCATGGCCACGCGCCGCCCGTACTTGGCGGTCTGTATCGCCGCCTTCAGCCCCGCCGGTCCACTGCCGATCACCACCAGGTCGTAATGCCGCATGTCGCCTCCCGTGCGCCGAGAACGGTGGAGCGGAACCGTCCGGCGCGTTCCGTCCCGTCACTTTCACCCATCCAGACCCCGGCCAGGCTCCCGGTTGAAGCGCAGCGGGGGCTTTGCCAGTTCAGTAAATAGCATATCGGGCCCGCCGGCACATGGGTGCCATGGGGCGCGGCCCCACACCCGGGGTGTACAATGACGGGAAACCGAGACGCGGACCCAACCGCGCCCGAGCGCTGCCGGATGCGGGAACAACGGAATGGAAGCTGCCGCTTCCCGTCAGAGACTCATCAGGGGCCCGCACAATGCTGTACGACATCGAAGAAACCGTTCGCCGCAAGGCCAAGACACCCCACGAGCTGTTCATGCTCAACCTGGCCGTTTTCCACCTGCTCCTGGCCCCGGCGGCCATCGTGCTGAAAATCGGCCCCCTCGCCTTCCTCCTGCCGCTGCTGCTCTCCCTGAGCGTCATCACCTACACCTGGGTGCGCGGCCGGCGCGCCGAGCACGGCGATCACTGGTTCGTCATGGCCCACTGGAAGCTCGCCTTCCGCCGCTACCGCATTCTCCTGATCGCCTACGCCATCAGCGCCACGGTGGTCAGCGCGGGGCTGCTCATCAGCGCCGGGGTGGACAAGAAGACCACCCAGGAGATCCTGCTCACCGTGTTCGAGCGCATCGCCGTGGTGCCGACCCTGATCACGGTGATGGTGTGCTTCGTACTGGAATCGAGCGCCATCTACCAGGCCACCCGCGGCGAAGTCCCGGAGGGCCTGGTCCGCCGCTTCCCGCCGCCGGAGTCGCTCCGGGCACGGGAGGAGAAAGCCGTGGCCTGACGACCGGCCACGCCGCGCTGCGGTCGCCCGCAGAGGGGGCACAACACCATGAAACTGCTGATCAGCGTGGTTCTCGTACTCCTGGCCCTGCTGCTGGGGGGACTGCTGCTGGCCGCCGGCGCCCTGCTGCTCAACCGCCTGCCCTGGGATCAGCCGCCGGGTGCCGCCGCGCGGCTGGTGGTCTACCTCGGCAGCAACAGCGCGGCGACCGACCCGGCATCGGACTTCCCGGAACTGCGCCCGCCCCGCTACGACATCACCCCCGAGGCCCTCCACGCCGCCGCCGTCCAGGCGGTGGAACGGCTCGGCTGGGAGGTGAGCGCGCGGGAGGAGGGGGAACGGCTCCTCGCGGCGGTAATCATCACGCCCCTGCTGCGATTCCGCGACGATGTGGAGATCCGTGCCGAGCGCGGCCCCGCTGGCGGGAGCCTCCTCACCGCCCACTCCGCCTCCCGCGTGGGGCGGGCCGATTTCGGCGCCAACACCCGCCACCTCCTCGACCTGTTCGCCATGGTCGACACGATCGTTGCCGGAAACCACCGCCGCGGCGCCGATTAGCCCGGTCCTGACCATCCTGACACGGCCATTCCGGGGCACCCCGGCACCGTCCCGCAGCCGGTGAAATTTGCGCCACAGGGAGCAAGAATTTGCTATCGTGGGCGATAGTCCGGTAACCCGTGACAATACCCATTATAGAAGCAGGCTTATGCCGACCGTCGCACAGCGCTGCGACCAAAAGCCTGTGTCGCTGCTTGGAGACGCAATGAAACGGCTGGACGATTTCCGTTTGAAGCTGGGCAACCAGGAACTGGTCCCGCTGATGATTGGAGGCATGGGGGTGGACATCTCCACCTCGGCCCTGGCCCTGGAGGCCGCCCGGCTGGGAGGGGTGGGTCACATCTCCGACGCCATGGTCCCGACGGTCACGGATCGCCGCTTCAAGACCGGGTACGTCAAGGAAAAGCTCGACAAGTACAAGTTCAACCGCGACAACGCCGACAAGTCGGTGGTGCAGTTCGACCTCGGCCAGCTGGCCGAGGCCACCCGCATGCACGTGTCCCACACCATGGAGGCCAAGCGCGGCGACGGGCTCATCTTCATCAACTGCATGGAGAAGCTCGGCATGAACAACCCCAAGGCGACCCTCAGGGTGCGCCTGACGGCCGCCATGGACGCGGGCATCGACGGCATCACCCTGAGCGCCGGCCTGCACCTGGGCTCGCTGGCGCTGGTGGAGGATCACCCGCGCTTCCGCGACGTGAAGTTCGGCATCATCGTCTCCTCCCCGCGGGCCCTGAACCTGTTCCTGCGCAAATCGGCTTCCCTGCGCCGGCTGCCCGATTTCATCGTGGTGGAGGGTCCCCTGGCGGGCGGCCACCTGGGCTTCGGCCTGGACTGGGCCAACTACGATCTGCGCCAGATCGTGGCCGAGGTGGCGCATTTCCTGCGCGAAAACGATATCGGCCACATCCCCGTGATTCCCGCCGGCGGCATCTTCACCGGCACCGATGCGGTGGAGTTCATGGAGGAGGGCGCCGGGGCCATACAGGTGGCCACCCGCTTCACCGTGACCCACGAGTGCGGCCTGCCGGACGACGTGAAGCAGGAGTACTTCAAGGCCGGCGAGGATGACATCGAGGTCAACACCATCTCGCCCACCGGCTACCCCATGCGCATGCTGAAGAACTCCCCGGCCATCGGCTCGGGCATCCGCCCCAACTGCGAGGCCTACGGCTACCTGCTCGACAGCAAGGGCCACTGCGACTACGTGGACGCCTACAACCGCGAGGTGGAGAGCCACCCCGACGCGAAGAAGATCAAGGTGCTGGACAAGACCTGCCTGTGCACCCACATGCGCAAGTTCCAGTGCTGGACCTGCGGCCACTACACCTACCGGCTGAAGGAAACCACCCGCCAGCGCCTCGACGGCAGCTATGAGCTGCTCAGCGCCGAGCACGTCTTCAACGACTATCTCTACAGCACCGAGCACCGGATCCTGCTGCCGGCGGCTTGAGGGGAAGGGTTAATGGTTAATGGTTAATGGTTAATGGTTAATAACCAAGTCGTACTGTGTTGCGTGAGTGCGTGAGTGCGTGAGTGCGTGAATGCGTGAGTGCGTGAGTGCGTGAGTGCGTGAGTGCGTGAATGCGTGAATCCATTCACCTTTATCCATTCACCCTTCACCCTTGTCCCCCCCATCCAGCAACAGATCCTTGGCGCGGTTGATCTGGGAGGCGAGCCAGTCGGAGCCGCCGCGGTCGGGGTGGAGCTTCTGCATCAGGCGGCGGTGGGCGTCGATGACGGCGTCGCGGTCGGCGCCGGGCTCCAGCCCCAGGATGCGCAGTGCCTCCTCGCGGCCCATGGGCCCTTCCGCCACGGGTCTGTGGGCCTGGCCGCTGTGCCGGGCGTCGCGCCAGGCGTCGCCGTGGACGCGATCCAGGTAGGTCTCCAGCACCATCACCGACTGGTGATCATCCCGGCACCGCTCCAGCAGGTCCAGCAGCTCCGGCAGCTGCATGCCGTCGAGGCGCCGGCCGGCGTAGACCCCGGCCACCACCTCCCCGGCCAGGGCACCGGAGTCGTGATCCAGGGTCATGTGCAGGTAGCGGGTCTGCACCGTCGAGCTCTGGCCGCCGGAGGGTCCGGCGGTGGCGGCGCGGCGCTGCTGGAGCGAGGCCCATGCCCGCCGCGCCATGCCCATCACCGGGAGCAGCCGCAGCAGGCGCTGCGCCAGGGGGATGAGGGCGGCGAACAGGGCGAACAGCCAGTTGAGACGCCCGGTCAGGGCCAGGATCAGCAGCAGCGCCAGGCCGCCGCCCACCAGCGCCCAGCGGCCCAGGTCGCGCCAGTTGGCGCCGCGGATGCGGGGCCCGAGCAGCAGCCAGCCGATGGCGGCCACCAGCAGCACCAGGAAAACATAGCGGATCACCGCCTCAGCGCCTCCCCAGCTGGTGGGTAAGGGCCGGCACCGTGCCGCCCCGGCGGCGGCTGAAATCCTCCAGCGCCGTGCGTCCGCCCGCGGCGAACACCGCCACCGCGCCCAGGAGATCCCGCAGCTGACCGGCGCTGCCCGCATCGAAGGGGCAGCAGGCGCCGCCGGTCAGCTCGGCGAGGCGCCGGAACACCCGCTCCGCCACGGGGTCTCCGCCCTCGTGGAACAGGAACATGGGCAGCCCCAGCAGGCTCAGCTCGCCCGCCGCGCGGTAGAGCCGTTCGGGCATCTCTTCCATGCTGTCGCCGACGAACACCAGCGCCTGTACCCGCGCGCGCCGTGTCTCGGCGGCCCCGTGGCGAATCACCCGCTCAATCTGGGTATGGCCGGCCCGGCAGCGCACGGCGGTCATGCGCCGGGCCAGGGCGTCGGTGTCCCGGTACCAGGGACTCGCGTCGAACTCCTCGAAGCCGCCATAGTGGCAGAGCTGCACCTGCAGTCCGCCCAGCGCGGCGGTCTCGCGGAACATCTCCGCCTGGATGTGGGCGGCCCGATCCCAGGTGGGTTCGCGGCTGGCCGTGGCATCCAGCGCGAAGATGAGGCGCCCGCCCTCGCCGCCGGCCCGGACCGCCGGCGTGGACGCCACCTTGCGCAGAAAGGCGTTCACCTCGGTGTCGGTGGAGGCGCGGGTCAGCTTGCGGTCGGAATCACCCATCTTTGTCGTGGATTGAATCGTGACTGGTTCGGTTAGGATATATCTTACCCGGACCCGGGGCGATCCCGGGGTTCGCACAGGGTCTCCCTCCGCCCATGGCCGATACGCTGCTGAACCAGTTCATCACCACCCTGGCGCAAGCCGATCCGGACATCGATCTCGCCGCCACCGCCCTGCTGATCGCGCGCCAGGCCTATCCCGACCTGGATGCGGACTCCTACCTGGAGCGGCTGGACCGGATGGCCGAGGCGCTGCGCGAGCGCCTCGATCCCGACTACACCCCCGTCGACACCATGCTCGAACTGAACCAGTACCTGTTCTCGGAGCTGGGCTTCGCGGGCAATCGCCAGGACTACTACGACCCGCGCAACAGCTTCCTCAACGACGTGCTCGACCGTCGGCTCGGCATACCCATCACCCTCTCCATCGTCTACCTGGAGGTGGGACGCCGGGTGGGGCTGGATCTGGAGGGCGTCCCCTTTCCCGGTCACTTCCTGGTCAAGCTCCACGTGAACGAGGGCGAGGTGATCCTGGATCCCTACGGCGGCGGCGCCTCCCTCGGCCTGGACGACCTGGAGGAGCGCATGGAGCAGGCCATGGGCAACGGCCGCCCCCTGCGCCCCCTCCTCCCCGGCCTGCTCTCCGGAACCACCAAGCGCAACATCCTGGTGCGGATGCTGCGCAATCTCCGCAGTGTCTACCTCCGCCGCGAGGATCACCTCCGGGTTCTCCAGACCCTGGACTGGATACTCGCCTGCCAGCCGGACGATGCCGAGGCCCTGCGCGACCGCGGGCTGGCCTACGAGACCCTGGAGTGCGCCAAACCGGCCCTCGAGGATCTGCGCCGCTACCTGGATCTGGCGCCCCGCGCACCCGACGCGGAGTCCATCCGCGCCCGGGTCATCGACCTGCAGCGGGCGGCCCGGCGGCTCAACTGATCGCCGGTCAGGAGTGAGGCGTGAGGAGTGAGGAGTAAAGGCGTAGACAGCAAGACTCATTCCTACGCCTCCCTCATCACCCGGACACGGGCGCAGATTCATCCTCACGGAGCGCAGGGATTGGGGAGCGTGTCCGGCCGGATGAATCCGGCCCTACGACCATCCCCCCTCACTCCGCCCGCCGCAGGCGGAACAGGGCGTTGGCGCCACTGTCGCTGGTGAAGTAGAGGGCGCCGTCGGGGCCGTAGGCCACGCCCACGGGGCGGGCCCAGCGGGCGCCGCTCTCCGCCTGGAAGCCGCTCACCAGGTCGTCCACCCGGACCGCCCCGCCCTCGGCGAACCGCACCAGCACCAGGGCGGGCGGCCGCCGCGTGGCGGGATCGCCCACGTAGCCGCCGAACGGCCGGGTGCCCCAGGAGCCGTGCAGGGCCACCACCGCGTCCCCTTCCAGGTCGGCGCCGAGGCGGTCGTCGGCCACGAAGGCGACCCCCATGGGGGCGTTGCGGGCGGGGAAGGTGGCAACGGGCGGGGCCACCTCCGCGCGCGGCCGGGGGGGATCACGACGGATGCAGTCATCCCTGCGCACCCGCTCGCCGTCGTACTGGAACCAGGGCATGCCGTGGAAGGAGCCGGGGTCGAGGCGGCTGAAGACCTCCGGCGGCAGGTCGTAGCCCCAGTGATCGGGGCCGTTGTTGGAGGCGTATAGGACACCGGTGCCCGGCTGCCAGTCGAAGCCGACCGGGTTGCGCAGGCCGGAAGCGAAGGGCGCCCAGCGCGCCTCGTCCCCGCTCTCATCAAGGACCAGCACGCCGCCCCGGCGCGCATCGAAGTCGTAGCCCTGCCCGAGGTACTGGTCGCTGCAATTGCCGCTGATGCCCAGGCTCACGTAGACCCGGCCGTCGGGCCCCACGGCCACCGTCCGGCTGCTGTGCCCGCCGCCGCCCGGCAGCGCCGCCAGCAGGCGCACCCGGTCGGGTTCCAGGCGCGCCTGTCCCGGTTCGTAGGGGGCACGGTAGAGACCGTCGGTGCGGGCGATGAGGATCTCGCCCTCGCGGAAGGCGACGCTGTGGGGATAGCCCGGCAGCCGCGCCAGCAGCACGGGTGCGGTATAGGGCGGCGGCAGCCGGTAGACGGCCCCGGAGCCGGAACCGATGAAGAGATCGCCGTTCGGGGCGAAGGCCGGCAGCCGGGGGCGGTCGAGATCCGTCGTGAGCACCTCCAGCACGTAACCGCGGGGCAGGCGCGCCTTTTGAACGGAACCGTCCACCGTCACACTCTGCTGCACGTAGTCGAGGGGAGCGGTGCCGGCCGCGGCCCAGGGCATGAACAGTCCCGCGGCGGCGCCCAGCAGCCACGGTGCGAGTCTGGATGGATTCACGGCGTACCCTCCATGATGGGTGATGGGTGTCGGCAGCGGAACGCCCGCGCCTCTCCTCTCTGACCTCGGCAGCACGCCGAGGTGCCCACCCCCTGCAAGCGCTGCGTCCATCTGCGATAATCACCGCCCATACACCGCCGGTCGCGGCGGCTTCCATGGAGCGAGACGTTGATGATGGACGACCCGGAACGCGATGAGGGGGTGGAACAGCCCGAAGCGCCGAGCAAATCCCAGGTCAAGCGGGAGCTGCAGGCCCTCCGGGAACTGGGCGAACGCCTGGTGGAGATGCCCGCCTCCCAGCTGGCGAGGATCCCCATGAGCGACACGCTCGCCGCCGCGGTGGCCGAAGGCCGGCGCATCACCAGCTTCGCCGCCCGCAAGCGCCAGATCGGCTACATCGGCAAGCTGCTGCGCAGCGAGGAGGTGGAGGCGATGCGGCAGATCCTGGCGGACATGGATGCCGGCCACCGCGCCGAGGCGCGCCGGTTCCAGCGCCTGGAGACCTGGCGCGACCGGATGCTGGCGGAGGGTGACGAGGCGGTGGCGGCGTTCCTGGTGGAATACCCGGGTGCCGAGGCCCAGCCCCTGCGCCAGCTGATCCGCAACGCCCGCCGCGAGGCCGACGCCGGCAAGCCGCCGGCCTCGGCCCGGAAGCTGTTCCGCTACCTGCGGGAGGTGACCGGGGGATGAGGGACCTCGGGCGACGCCGCGGGCCTCAGCGGGCCTCGTTCTTCTCCGCACCGCAGCGGGCGCAGCGATAGACCGTCACCAGGCAGCCCCGTTTCACGTCGAAGCGCTGCTCCTGGACGATCTCCCACTTGTGGAAGCCGCGCCGGCACAGGGTATCTCCCTTGTGCTTCTCCGACGCCCGGGGGCGGCGGAAGGGAACCACCTCGCCCACCGCGTCACTCCTCGAGGCGGAAACCCACCCGTACGGTCACCTGGTAATGGGCCACCCTGCCGTCCTCGATGTGACCGCGGGTCTCGACGACCTCGAACCAGCCCATGTGGCGGATGGTATTCGAGGCCCGCGCGATGGCCTGGTTGATGGCATCCTCGATGCTTTCGCGGGAGGAGCCCACCAGCTCCACCATCTTGTAGACGTGATCACCCATGCCGCGCTTCTCCTTGTTGGCTTGTCCGGAAGGTTCACCGCAACGGACCGTGGAGGGGCTCCACGGGAGCCCCCGGGGTCCGGGTGCCGGTGGTGTGATAGAGCATAGTCCCGCTTGCCGTGGGCGGCCAGACGACGGATCGCCGGGGCCGGTATCCGCCGGATCGATGCCGGCGCGGCGGCGGTTGCCCGACGGGTTTTCCGACACAAGATCCGTGCACCCGCATTTCCAGCGGCGCTATACTTTCGAAAACACCGTCATCGCCCCAGACCAGACCCGAGCGGATGCGACTATGAGTGCTCCCCCAGCCGATGCGGTTGTCCATGCGTTTCTGGACGCCCTGGAGCAGAGGGATTTCGAGCGGGCGGCCAGCTACCTGAGCCGGGAACGTTTCAGCTATATCGGGCCGACCTCCCGCTTCGACAACGCCGCCGATTTTCTCTCCGACATCTCCCGCATCGGGCCCATCCTCAAATCCATCCAGCGCCGGCGGACCTTCGTCGAAGGCAACGAGGTGATGGTGGTGTTCGACTTCATCGCCACCATACCCGAACTCTCCAACAGCCGGGTCGCGGAACTGGTGCGGGTCGAGGAGGGTCTGATCACCTACATGGAGCTGTTCTTCGACGCCCACGCCTATGTGAGCATGTTCGAGCACGGCACCCCGCTCTGAACCCGGACCCACGGATACGGAGCCTCTCGCCACAGGGGACACGGGGATCGCGGGGGATGACCCGGCGTTACCGAACGTTCCGAATGCGCCCGCCCGGGGCGGCGCCCCTTGCCCCCGGCAAGCATGCCCTCCGCGGTCTCCGTGCCCTCCGTGGCAGAATCGGACATGAAGCTCCGGCTTCACCGTAGCGGGGCGAAGCGGAGCACCTCCACCCGCCAGGCCTCCTCGCCGGCATGGAGGATGAGGCACGAAGGCCCGCCGAAAGTCCGGGAACGCCCGGCGGCGCCGGGATTGAGCACCCAGGGGGAGGCATCGGTATCCACCACCAGGCGATGGCTGTGCCCGTAGACCACGGTGCGTGCCTCCGGGTGACGCCGCCGCAGGCGCTCATGCCGCACCCGTACCCCGCCGGCCCGGTGGCCGTGCTCCACCACCAGCGCCCCGCCGGGGAGCGCCAGGGTTGCCGTGAAGGGCAGGCACGCCAGGAGATCGCCGTCCTCGCCCCACTTGGCGGGCACATCGTTGTTGCCGCGCACCGCGATGACCGACCGGCGCGGGCCCAGGGATTCGATCACCGCCGCCGCCCCCACGTCCCCGGCGTGCGCGACGTAATCGCACTGGGCGGCGAGCGCGACGACACGGGGGTCTATCCAGCCGTGGGTATCGGACAGAACGAGGACGGAGAGGGTGGCGCGGGTGGCGGTCATGCAGCCATCTTGTATCAGACCCGGACCCTTCGTACAGCCGACTCGCGCCCAGCCTCCGCCGCGGATGACCCGACCTGCCGCCACAGCCCATGACAACGACCCGGACAACCGCCCCGGTCCGACGCTTCGCCGCCAACACGTCGGGCCGCGATTTCGTGGCGGGTGACATCCACGGCGAGTTCAGCCGCCTCGAAGCGTGCCTGGAGGGCGTCGCCTTCGCACCGGAGCGGGATCGCCTCTTCTCGGTGGGCGACCTCATCGACCGCGGTCCCGACTCGCCGGCCGCCCTCGAGTGGCTGGCGCGCCCCTGGTTCCATGCCGTGCGCGGGAACCACGAGGAGATGGCCCTGCAGGCGGAGCACGATCCGGACATGGCGGAGGCCTGGCTGTGGAACGGGGGCGAGTGGTGGCTGGCGGCCGGACCGGCGCTGCGCCGGGCCCTGCGCCCGGCCCTGCGGCGGCTGCCGCTCGCCATCGAGGTGGCCGGCGCCCGGGAGCGCCGCTACGGCATCGTGCATGCCGACCTCCCGCCCGGGCGCGACTGGGACGGCTTTCTCCGCGACCTGGAGCGGGGTGACCCGGTGGCCCTCGAATACGCCCTGTGGAGCCGCTCGCGGGCGCTGCGGGGCAGCGCCGGACCGGTTGCCGGGGTGTGCGCCGTCTACTGCGGCCACACCCCGCTGCCGGCGCCGCGGCGGGTGGGCAACGTGCACTTCATCGATACCGGCGCCTGCTACCGCGGTACGCTGACCCTGCTGCGCCTGGGCGCGGAGCCTGGCTGAGGCCCGGCGCCGAGCCCGCCGGTGAGCGGAGGGCTCACTCCTTCACGAAGCGCAGGAAGTAGTTCTCCCGCAGGAACGACTCCCGCCCCGCCAGGCGGAACCCGGCCGCCTCCACCTCGGCGACGACCGTCTCCTCGCCGGCCCGCACATGCCCCATCACCCAGGCGGAGCTGTGGCCCGCCTGGTGGCGGAAATCGATGATGACGAGCTCGCCCCCGGGGCGCAGGGCGCGGTGGATCGAGGCGAGGGTCGGCTGCGGATACTCGAAGTGGTGGTAGGTGTCGCAGACGAAGGCGACATCGATGCTGCCCGGGGACAGGGAGACGTCGGCGGGCGTGTTGACCACCCCGGTCACGTTGTCGTGGCCCGCCGCAGCGGCCCGCGCCAGGACGCCCTCCACGAAGGGCGCGGAGATGTCCACGGCGTAGACCCTGCCCGCCGGCCCCACCGCGGGGGCGAACAGCAGGGTGAACAGGCCGGTGCCGGCGCCGATGTCCGCCACCGCCATCCCCGGGCGCAGCGCCAGCGCCGCCACGATGGCCCCGCGCCGGTCGAAGACCTCGCGGCCGGGATGCTCGAAGGCGCCGCGCCAGCGTTCGAACTCGGGGTTCTCGAAGGCCCGGTTGATGCCCGGCGCCGCACTCTCCGCCTGGGCGCGGGCGGGAACCGGCCCGGTCAGGCAGAGCAGCGGAAGCAAAAGGGAGAGGGCGGCGAATGGACGCACGGGGGGCTCCGGCGGGCGGTCACCGGCACAGTATGGAACAGCGCGCCGGGCGCTGTCGCGGCCCTCAGCGCTCCACCTTCTCCAGCACCTGGGTGATGCGGTCGTGACGGCGGTAGATGGGCAGCTGGCGCTGCATCTCCGCGAAGGCCCCGTCACGCTGCGCCGCGGATTCGAACCAGCGGAAGCTCTCCCAGCCCGGCCCGAGCAGGTGCGCCGCGCTCATGGTGTCGCCCTCGGGCAGGGTGATGCGGATACCGAAACGTTTCATGCACTTCTCCCTCACGGTCAATGCTCTTGCCCTCGACAGTCCCGCCGCGCGGAAGCTTACCCGCTGCGGGACGGAGGCTCAATCGGTGCGGGCAGCCGTCCCGGCGGCCCGTTCAGCGTTGCGGGACGACAAGCCTGGCGGTATCGAACCCGAGGGCGCCGGCCCGTTGCACCAGCCGCCCATAGGTTTCCGGGGGAACGGACTTCTCCCGGGCTAGAATCCACAGGTAGTCACGGCCGGGCTCCCCCACCAGCACGGTCCGGTAGGCGGGGTCCAGGTCCAGGATCCAGTACCGGCCCCGGGTCAGTCCCGGGATAAGGCGCGAGATCCAGTTGTCGAACTCCACCTC harbors:
- the sthA gene encoding Si-specific NAD(P)(+) transhydrogenase — translated: MRHYDLVVIGSGPAGLKAAIQTAKYGRRVAMVERSDRVGGVSVHTGTIPSKTLREAALYLSGTDQRGLYGRSYRLKPDLTIGDLMQRLEITVRHEIEVIENQLARNGIHVLRGSASFIDAHRLCVEGPDGEVEELQAEHVLIATGTRPQRPDGIPFDDEHVLDSDSVLKLRNLPRSLTVVGAGVIGVEYASLFSTLDIPVTLVDGREGLLGFMDREIVQEFMHQCRDRGMVLRLGEQVERLDKTGDGQVITHLRSGKQVRSDVVLFAAGRIGCTTSLKLENAGLEADERHRIHVNDNYQTAVPHIYAAGDVIGFPALASTSMQQGRQAACHIFQGVGCKGPADFPFGIYSVPEMSMVGMTEQELAKQGIAYETGIARLRETARGQIMGLQDGMLKLLFDLKDHRILGVHILGEGATELIHIGQTVLILGGTLEYFLETVFNYPTLAEAYQIAALDGYNRVNA
- a CDS encoding DUF1499 domain-containing protein, which produces MKLLISVVLVLLALLLGGLLLAAGALLLNRLPWDQPPGAAARLVVYLGSNSAATDPASDFPELRPPRYDITPEALHAAAVQAVERLGWEVSAREEGERLLAAVIITPLLRFRDDVEIRAERGPAGGSLLTAHSASRVGRADFGANTRHLLDLFAMVDTIVAGNHRRGAD
- a CDS encoding nitronate monooxygenase, whose amino-acid sequence is MKRLDDFRLKLGNQELVPLMIGGMGVDISTSALALEAARLGGVGHISDAMVPTVTDRRFKTGYVKEKLDKYKFNRDNADKSVVQFDLGQLAEATRMHVSHTMEAKRGDGLIFINCMEKLGMNNPKATLRVRLTAAMDAGIDGITLSAGLHLGSLALVEDHPRFRDVKFGIIVSSPRALNLFLRKSASLRRLPDFIVVEGPLAGGHLGFGLDWANYDLRQIVAEVAHFLRENDIGHIPVIPAGGIFTGTDAVEFMEEGAGAIQVATRFTVTHECGLPDDVKQEYFKAGEDDIEVNTISPTGYPMRMLKNSPAIGSGIRPNCEAYGYLLDSKGHCDYVDAYNREVESHPDAKKIKVLDKTCLCTHMRKFQCWTCGHYTYRLKETTRQRLDGSYELLSAEHVFNDYLYSTEHRILLPAA
- a CDS encoding molecular chaperone DnaJ; the protein is MIRYVFLVLLVAAIGWLLLGPRIRGANWRDLGRWALVGGGLALLLILALTGRLNWLFALFAALIPLAQRLLRLLPVMGMARRAWASLQQRRAATAGPSGGQSSTVQTRYLHMTLDHDSGALAGEVVAGVYAGRRLDGMQLPELLDLLERCRDDHQSVMVLETYLDRVHGDAWRDARHSGQAHRPVAEGPMGREEALRILGLEPGADRDAVIDAHRRLMQKLHPDRGGSDWLASQINRAKDLLLDGGDKGEG
- a CDS encoding VWA domain-containing protein, whose translation is MGDSDRKLTRASTDTEVNAFLRKVASTPAVRAGGEGGRLIFALDATASREPTWDRAAHIQAEMFRETAALGGLQVQLCHYGGFEEFDASPWYRDTDALARRMTAVRCRAGHTQIERVIRHGAAETRRARVQALVFVGDSMEEMPERLYRAAGELSLLGLPMFLFHEGGDPVAERVFRRLAELTGGACCPFDAGSAGQLRDLLGAVAVFAAGGRTALEDFSRRRGGTVPALTHQLGRR
- a CDS encoding SirB1 family protein: MADTLLNQFITTLAQADPDIDLAATALLIARQAYPDLDADSYLERLDRMAEALRERLDPDYTPVDTMLELNQYLFSELGFAGNRQDYYDPRNSFLNDVLDRRLGIPITLSIVYLEVGRRVGLDLEGVPFPGHFLVKLHVNEGEVILDPYGGGASLGLDDLEERMEQAMGNGRPLRPLLPGLLSGTTKRNILVRMLRNLRSVYLRREDHLRVLQTLDWILACQPDDAEALRDRGLAYETLECAKPALEDLRRYLDLAPRAPDAESIRARVIDLQRAARRLN
- a CDS encoding PQQ-dependent sugar dehydrogenase, whose protein sequence is MNPSRLAPWLLGAAAGLFMPWAAAGTAPLDYVQQSVTVDGSVQKARLPRGYVLEVLTTDLDRPRLPAFAPNGDLFIGSGSGAVYRLPPPYTAPVLLARLPGYPHSVAFREGEILIARTDGLYRAPYEPGQARLEPDRVRLLAALPGGGGHSSRTVAVGPDGRVYVSLGISGNCSDQYLGQGYDFDARRGGVLVLDESGDEARWAPFASGLRNPVGFDWQPGTGVLYASNNGPDHWGYDLPPEVFSRLDPGSFHGMPWFQYDGERVRRDDCIRRDPPRPRAEVAPPVATFPARNAPMGVAFVADDRLGADLEGDAVVALHGSWGTRPFGGYVGDPATRRPPALVLVRFAEGGAVRVDDLVSGFQAESGARWARPVGVAYGPDGALYFTSDSGANALFRLRRAE
- the yjgA gene encoding ribosome biogenesis factor YjgA produces the protein MDDPERDEGVEQPEAPSKSQVKRELQALRELGERLVEMPASQLARIPMSDTLAAAVAEGRRITSFAARKRQIGYIGKLLRSEEVEAMRQILADMDAGHRAEARRFQRLETWRDRMLAEGDEAVAAFLVEYPGAEAQPLRQLIRNARREADAGKPPASARKLFRYLREVTGG
- a CDS encoding dodecin, which produces MGDHVYKMVELVGSSRESIEDAINQAIARASNTIRHMGWFEVVETRGHIEDGRVAHYQVTVRVGFRLEE
- a CDS encoding nuclear transport factor 2 family protein, giving the protein MSAPPADAVVHAFLDALEQRDFERAASYLSRERFSYIGPTSRFDNAADFLSDISRIGPILKSIQRRRTFVEGNEVMVVFDFIATIPELSNSRVAELVRVEEGLITYMELFFDAHAYVSMFEHGTPL